One genomic region from Cydia amplana chromosome Z, ilCydAmpl1.1, whole genome shotgun sequence encodes:
- the LOC134661870 gene encoding peptidyl-prolyl cis-trans isomerase NIMA-interacting 4, producing the protein MPPKKQPEKASKGGKSGGDAKETGAKEKKGGTAVKVRHILCEKQSKCLEALEKIKAGQKFPEVAAAYSEDKARSGGDLGWQTRGAMVGPFQDAAFALPVSTVANPVYTDPPIKTKFGYHIIMVEGKK; encoded by the exons ATGCCACCCAAAAAGCAGCCCGAAAAAGCAAGCAAGGGAGGGAAATCTGGGGGTGATGCAAAAG AAACTGGCGCGAAAGAGAAAAAAGGTGGGACAGCTGTCAAAGTCAGGCATATATTGTGTGAGAAACAGTCGAAATGTTTGGAAGCTTTAGAAAAAATTAAAGCGGGTCAGAAGTTTCCTGAAGTAGCAGCAGCATATAGCGAGGACAAAGCTCGGTCGGGCGGCGACCTCGGCTGGCAGACGCGCGGCGCTATGGTGGGCCCCTTCCAGGATGCTGCCTTCGCCTTGCCCGTCTCGACCGTCGCTAACCCCGTCTACACTGACCCTcccataaaaactaaatttgggTACCACATCATTATGGTAGAAGGAAAAAAATGA